gcaagaatactttttgtgtgcaaaaccaaaacaaaaataactttatttaacaatttgaacgGTTGTTAAACCGATGTCTTTCTGAacttttgaagcatcaaagtggtagttgtgtagctgtcaatgaagggacagaaagctgtcagatttaatcaaaaacatcttGTTCTTGATCTTCATTTGATCTTCAGGTGGGTGAAGTGATATTCTTGGTGGGCTGGAGGTGTTCCGTTAACTAGGTGCCTTATCGTTTGGGAACTAGAAATGTTGTTGGTTTTAATGctttaaatgtgtaaatgtcTTTTGCTGTGCCATTATACAGGAGGTTAACTTGTATTTGTCTTTTTTCTGCCGTAGACCTGAGGCCAttgaaagaggagagtgaagtactgaatgaaatgaaaaatcatGATTTCATAACTGAAGAAATATCTTTTAGTGGCTCACAGACTGAAAAGTCTcaaaaaagagctcaaaagacagGAGCTAGCAGTTTTTTCACCTGctttcagtgtggaaagagtttcagtcaacatgaaaaccttaaagtccacatgagactTCACAatggagaaaagcctttcacatgccaacagtgtggaaaaagtttcactgaaaaaggaaaccttaatgtTCACATGCGAATTCACACTGGTGAGAAGCCTTTTACCTGCCAAcattgtggaaagagtttcactcaaaATGGAGCCCTTAAAAGCCACATGAGAACTCAtaccggagagaagcctttcacctgcaaactgtgtggaaagagtttcacaacaGATATAAACTTTAGGTATCACATGAacattcacactggagagaagccgttcacatgtaatcattgtggaaagagttttgcacgtaaaattagccttaataaccacatgagagttcactcAAGAGAGAACAGTTTTATATGTCATCGGTGTGGAATGAGTTTCCCTAACATAAAACGTCTTAATAGGCACGTAATAATTCACTCTGGTGAGAAGCCTTTCAAATGCCAGCTGTGTGAAAGGAGCTTCCGATTCAATAAATACCTGAAGACTCACATGAGAAtgcacaccggagagaagcctttcacatgtgatcactgtggaaagagtttcagtcataaAGTAAGCCTCAAgactcacatgagaattcacactggagagaagccttacacatgtgatcagtgtggaatgAATTTTACATATAAAGAATCATTTGATtcccacatgagagttcacactggagagagcccTTACACCTGCAAActgtgtgggaagagcttctcACAAAAAGGAAATCTTAAGTATCACAttagaattcacactggagagaagcctttcacatgtgatcagtgtggaaagagtttcagacataAAGTAACCCTTAATAACCACGTAAGAATTCATTCAAGAGAGAACCTATTTATATGTCATCAGTGTGGACAGAATTTCACAGACAGGAATGAGCTTAAGAGGCACGTAAGCACTCATattggagagaagcctttcatgtgtcatcactgtggaaagagtttcacacttAAAGGAAACCTCAAGactcacatgagagttcactctagagagaagcctttcacctgccctcagtgtggaaagagtttcagatttAAAGGAAATCTTGACACTCACATGAGACTTCACACTGGGGAGAAGCCTTTTACATGTCTTCAGTGTGGAAGGAGTTTCACATATCAAAGAGACCTGAATTGTCATTTGCAAAGTCATTCTGGAAAGAAATTGCAGTGTTCTGAGTGTGACAAGAGGTTTAGAAAAAGGAGCAATTTTAAAAATCACCTGCTGCTTCATTCTGGAAGAAGGCTATTTAATTGTGATCAGTGTAATAAAAAATTTCTTTTGCCATCACACTTAGAGATACACC
Above is a genomic segment from Megalobrama amblycephala isolate DHTTF-2021 linkage group LG14, ASM1881202v1, whole genome shotgun sequence containing:
- the LOC125245793 gene encoding gastrula zinc finger protein XlCGF57.1-like; the protein is MAFIKEESEDMKIEEVFSLKQEDTEEQTDLRPLKEESEVLNEMKNHDFITEEISFSGSQTEKSQKRAQKTGASSFFTCFQCGKSFSQHENLKVHMRLHNGEKPFTCQQCGKSFTEKGNLNVHMRIHTGEKPFTCQHCGKSFTQNGALKSHMRTHTGEKPFTCKLCGKSFTTDINFRYHMNIHTGEKPFTCNHCGKSFARKISLNNHMRVHSRENSFICHRCGMSFPNIKRLNRHVIIHSGEKPFKCQLCERSFRFNKYLKTHMRMHTGEKPFTCDHCGKSFSHKVSLKTHMRIHTGEKPYTCDQCGMNFTYKESFDSHMRVHTGESPYTCKLCGKSFSQKGNLKYHIRIHTGEKPFTCDQCGKSFRHKVTLNNHVRIHSRENLFICHQCGQNFTDRNELKRHVSTHIGEKPFMCHHCGKSFTLKGNLKTHMRVHSREKPFTCPQCGKSFRFKGNLDTHMRLHTGEKPFTCLQCGRSFTYQRDLNCHLQSHSGKKLQCSECDKRFRKRSNFKNHLLLHSGRRLFNCDQCNKKFLLPSHLEIHLKSHTYVRRYLCSLCGKSFKWLSSLKWHQKIRICVKLRLRSNRS